GGCCTGGATCTTGGCGACGCCGAAGTCGAGCAGCTTGACCGAGTACTCGCCCCCGTCGCGCCGCGCCAGGAACAGGTTGGCCGGCTTGATGTCGCGGTGGAGGACGCGCGCGTCGTGCGCCTTGATGAGGCCCATGCACGCCTGGGCCACGATGCAGAGCGCGAGCTCGGGCGGCAGGGGGCCGAGCCGCCGGAGCATCTGGTCGACGTCCTCGCCGTTGAGCAGCTCCATCACGAGGAAGGGCAGGCCGGTCGCGCGGTCCCTGCCGCTATCGAGCACGCTCGCGATGTGCTCGCTGTCGATCGCGCCGGCCGCCCTGGCCTCGCGCTCGAAGCGGGCCATCACCGCCTCGTCCTGCGCGAGCTTGCTCGTGATCACCTTGACGGCGACGCGGCGGCCCGTGCCCAGGTGCCGAGCCTCGTAGACCGCCCCCATCCCGCCTTCCCCGAGCAGCCCGAGGATGAGGTACCGTTGATCGAGGGTCGTGTTGATCAGGTTGATGTCCGTCATGGTCTGGTCGACCCGGTCGCCGCTCCGATGCCGCGACCTTGGCGCCCCGAATCGCATTGTCGGACGGAAGGTCGCGCTAGGCAATCTTGCGGTAAGGCCACGCCGGACGAGAGGTGTCCCACCTCCGGTGTACGGGCGTGTGAAGAGATGGCACCCCGAAACCACGCCGAAATAATTGCGATTTCGCGTCGGGTGTGTCGCCGCTGCGCTGCGGGGAGGGCCCTCGTCGGCGCGGCGGCGCGGCGCTTTCGTGCTCGCCGCGGGATGAGGCGCATCCCGGGCGCGCGGCTGTCGCGCTCGCTCGCCACACACACACCACGCTTGCCACGCTCACCACCACGGCGTCACGGCATGGAGACGGCGCCGCCGCGCTTGCGCGAGGGACGGAGCGGTTATTTAGTTGCGTCTGTTTATTTAAGGATTGTCGTTGCCGCGCTCACCGCCTTCGTGGGGGGAGCCGGCGCGCTCCCAGGCGGCGTAGTCGCCGCTCGTGAGCAGCGGATCTTCGGGCATGGCGTCGGGCTCGGCCGTGTCGAGCGCCGGGTCGAACGCCGGATCGAGCAGCCGGGTGAGGTCGAAGCGGAGGAAGCGGCCGGCGAGGTGGGGGCCTTCGCTGACCCAGAGGACGCGCGCCGTGGCGTCCATGACGACCGCGTGGGTGGCGATGAGCGCGTCGATCGCGCGCCGGTCGCCGAGCGGCAGCGGCGCGCCGCCGCGCCCGCGCCTGTCGCGCAGGACGTCGATCGCCGCCTCGACCGTCGCGCCCTCGGGCAGCGCCGCGAGCCGCTCGTCGAGGCGGCGCGCCGCGGGCGGGTCGAGGTCTCGGCCAGGACGCGGAGGTTGCGCGGATCGCCGGCGAGCGGCCCCTCGAAGTGGTTGGTGAGCGGCACCTTGCCGCGGCCCCGGCGCGCGTGCAGCGGCGCGCCGGGCGCCCGCTCGGCGATCGCCGCCTCGCCGCCCGCGTCGACGAGCATCACGAGGTGCGAGACCATCGGCGCGCGCGCCTCGAGGATCGCGAGCGCCTCGTCGACATTGCGCGCGCGGCCGAGCACCTCGCGCATCGTGTGGACGACCGGCTCTCCTGCCGCCCGCGGCTCGCCGGCCCGCCCGCCGTGGACGACGAGCGCGAGGCCCGCGGCGTTCATCCCCGTCACCGCGCCGATCAGGCCGGGCCAGGACACCGAGGCGTACGGGATCTTCCCCTGCTCGTGGACGAGGAACACCGCCTTGCCCTCGTCGAAGACGGGCCCGGCCTCGAAGTCGAAGTTGCGGGCGAGCACCGCGTGTCCGTCCGCCGACGCCGTCCCGGTGAGCGCGAAGCTCGTGCAGCCGATGAGCGGCGAGTGCTCGAACGACAGCGCGATGTCGTAGAGCGATTGGAGGAAGACGAAGCGGTGGTACGTGGGGAGGACGCCGTCGAACGGGTCGGGCGAGAAGGCGCGGGCCTGCGCGGCGATCTCGCGCCGCACGCCCTCGGTCATGCCCTGGTCCACGTCGCGGAACTCGAGGCGCGACAGGTCCATGATGAGCCACCGGAGCGGGGCGACGGGCACGTAGTGGTGGAACTGCTCGTAGAGGGTCCCCTCGTTCTGGGCCATCTCCGGGTAGAAGAGCCGCCCGTGCTGGTGCCCGATCTCCTCCGGAGATCCGGAGAGGCGCGCCTCGAGGATCCGGCCGCGGCGGCGCACGTAGGCCGGGCCGAGCACGCGCAGCCCTCCGGGCCCCGCCTCGGGCTCGCCGGCGGCCGCGCGGATCGGAGGCGGCTCGATCCGCGTCGCGGCGGCGATGCCGAGGTGCGCGAGGGCCGGCGCGGCGAGGAGCGCGGCGGCCGCGAGGAGCTTGCGGCGGTGGCGTGCGAGGCGCGACGGCCGCAAATCAGGGAGGCGCCGTCGCCGGCTGCCGCGGGTGGGGGTCGAGCTCCGTGGCGAGCGCGCTCGCCGTGGCCGGGCGGACCGGGTCGTCCGCGGACAGCGTCGGCGCGGCCGGCACGTGGCGGAGCCCGCGCGTGAGCGCGAGCGTCGCCACCACCCGGCGGATGATCCGCGCCGGATCGCGCACGCTGTCGAAGTGGGTGAGCCGCTCGCCCTCGGGCGGGTAGATGACCCGGATCGGCACCTCGACGAGGCGGACGCCGGCGGCCACCGCGCGCAGGAGGATCTCCGCCTCGAAGGCGTACCCCTCGTCGCGGGCGCCGAGCGACAGTGTCTTCCGGAGCGGGTAGCGGCGCAGGCCGCACTGGGTGTCGGCGAAGGGGCGGCCGGCGAAGAGGGAGAGGAAGAAGTTCGAGATCCGGTTCGAGATCTGGTTCGCGCGCGGCGCGCCTGCGCCCACGAGATCCCGGATGCCGAGCACCAGCGCTTCCGGGTCGGCGTCGGCCTCGATGAGGCGCCGCGCCTCCTCCGGCGGGTGCTGTCCGTCCGCGTCGATGGTGACCGCGACGTCGAAGCCTGAGGCGAGGGCGAACTCCATCCCTGTGCGCAGGGCGGCGCCCTTGCCCTGGTTCTCCGGGTGGCTCAGCACCGTGGCGCCGGCCGCGCGCGCCCGCTCGGCCGTCCTGTCGGTCGATCCGTCGTCCACCACGATGACGGTGCCGGCCAGGCCGTGGACCCGGAGCGCCTCCCGTGTGACGTCCCCCACGTTGCGCTCGGCCTGGTAGGCGGGAATGATGGCGCAGATCCGCATGAGACAGAGCGCGATTACCATGGTGTGCCCTGGATGAACAGCGGCAGCCGCCCGGAGCGCCGTCCTGGCCTGCTCCGCCGCCGTCCTGCGTTCCGTCGCGTCTGGATGAGCGAGGTCGTCTCGCTGCTCGGCGACTGGATGAGCTTCGTCGCTGTGAGCCTGCTCGCGCTGGGGGGCGAGGGGGGCGGGGTCGTGGCGCTCGCGCTGGTGATGGTGGGGCATCACCTCCCGATCGCGCTGTTCGCGCCGGTGGCGGGGGTGCTCGCGGACCGGCTCGATCGGCGGTGGCTGCTCATCGCGACGAGCGTCGTGCAGGGAGCGCTCACGGTCGGGATGCTGGGCGCCGCGGTCGCCGGCAACGTGGTCGGGCTGCAGGTCCTCGTCTTCGCGCGCGCGTCGGTGGGCGCGCTGCGGTTGCCGGCGCAGAGCGCGGTGCTGCGCCATGTCGTCGAGGAGGACGAGCTGCTCGAGGCGAACGCGATCGCGTCGGCGACGTGGAGCGTCATGTTCGCGGTCGGGATGGCGTTCGGCGGCCTGATCGCGGGGCTGGGCCCTGCGGCGGCGCTCGCCCTGGACGCGGCGTCGTTCGGCCTGTCGGCGCTGTTCCTCCGGGGGCTCCCCCCGATGGTGGCGGAGGGGCGGCCGGCGGAGGGCGGGATGCTGTCGGCGCTCGCGTCGGTGCGCCGCGACATGGTGCTCGCGTGGCGGCACGCGTGGGAGCGTCCTCCGCTGCTCGACGCGGTGCTCGCGAAGACGCCGGTCCACATGGCGAACGGCGGGGCGCTCCTCTTGCTCAACCTGCTCGCGACGCAGCTCCCCTTCGCGGGCACGGGCGCGCTCACGCTGGGGGTTCTCCAGTGCGTGCGCGGCGCGGGCACGGGGGTCGGCCCGCTGGTCGGCGTCGCGCTGGTCCGCCGCGGACTGCGGGGCGAGCGCGCGGCGACCGGGGCCGTCTGGGTGACGTTCGGTGCGATCGCGGTGTTCGCGGTGACCCGCCACCCGGCCGCGCTGCTCGCGATCGTGCTCGCGTGGGGCCTGGGCAGCGGGGCGAACTGGGTGCTGTCGAGCTCGGAGATCCAGCGGCTCTCGCCGGATCGCTTCGTCGGCCGGCTCTCGGCCGTCGACAACCTGGCCCTCACGGTGGGCCTGTGCGCGACGTTGCTCGGCGGTGCGGTCCTGGTGGAGCGCACCGGCGTCCCCGCGGCTTCCGCCTGGCTCGGCCTCGGGGCCGGCGTCGTCACGTGGCTCGGGGCGCAGTGGATGCTGCGCCGGCGGGCCGCGGCGGTCTCTGCGGTCCCGGCGGTCTCTGCGGTCTCGGCGGTCTCTGCGGTCTCGGCGGTCTCGGCGCCGCCTCCCTTGCCCCCCGAGACTGAGCGCAGCTAGCCTCCAGCCCCGATGATCCCGGACGTGTGGGCGCCCCTGAGCGGCCTCTCCGTGCGCCGCTGCGAGGACGAGGGCCTCATCAACGGCACCTGGCTGGCGGGCGACCCTCCGCGGTACGTGGTCCAGCGGGTGAGCCCCATCTTCGCCCCGGAGGTCCATGACGACATCGAGGCGGTGACGGCTCACCTGGCCGCCCGCGGCCTCGCGACGCCGCGGCTGCTGCGCGCGGGCGACGGCGCCCTGTGCGCGCGCGACGCGGAGGGCGCGGTGTGGCGGGTGATGGACTTCGTCCCTGGCCGCACGCACCACCGGGTCGGCTCTCCTGGGCTGGCGCGCGCCGCGGGGGAGCTCGCGGCCCGGTTCCATCGGGCGGTGGACGATCTCGAGCACGTGTACCGCCACGTCCGCGCGGGCGCGCACGACACGGCGCTCCACATGGAGCGGCTGGACGGCGCGGCCACGGGCGGGGAGGGGCGGCGCCTGGCGGACGCCATTCTCGACGCGTTTCGCACGTGGCGGGGGCGGCTCGACCTGCCGGTCCGGCACTGCCACGGCGACCTCAAGATCTCGAACCTGCGCTTCTCCGAGGCGGGGGAGGGGATCTGCCTGCTCGACCTGGACACGCTGGCGCTCCAGTCGATCGACGTGGAGCTCGGCGACGCGTGGCGGTCGTGGTGCAATCCGGTCGGGGAGGACTCGACCGAGACGCGCTTCGATCTCGAGGTCTTCGCCGCCGCGGTCGCTGGCTACCGCGAGGCGAGGCCGTTCGGTGCGGAGGAGCAGGAGGCGCTCGTGGACGCGGCGGAGCGGATCGCGCTGGAGCTCGCGGCGCGCTTCTGCCGGGATGCGTTCGAGGACCGGTACTTCGGCTGGGACCCGTCGCGTTTTCCGACGCGGGTCGCGCACAACCTGTACCGGGCGGCCGGGCAGCTCTCGCTGGCGCGCTCGGCGCGCCGGCAGCGCGGGGAGATTGCGCGGCTGCTCGCGGGGGGCTGAACGGACCTGTTCGCGGCCACTAACGTGGTCGTGGTCGTGAACGTGAACGTGAACGTGGTCGTGGTCGTGGTCGTGGTCGTGGTCGTGGTCGTCGACGACACGACCGTGGACGTGAACGTTCTGCCGAATCTTTGGTCGACTTCCGGTCGACGTTCACGTTCACGACTGAGCCGTTGACGACCACGACCACGACCACGACCACGTTCACGACCACGACCACGTTAACGACCACGACCACGTTAACGACCACGACCACGTTAAGGACCACCACCCGCTGAGCACGCCGCGGGAATGTCGTGTCACACCCATGACGGCGGAAGTGCGAGGACTTCCGGCCCCTCGCTCCAGGCCAGCTGCACTGCTGAAGCGCTGCTCCGGAGCCAGCAGCGTCGCGCCGCGGCGCTGGCGAGCGCGCGGCTTTCGCCGGTGGTACGTCCTGTGCTTGCGCCATCCGCTGCCGCGCATCCGCGCTGCCGAAGCGCTCGGCTGCTGGCCCTGTGCTCGCAGAGGAGCAGCGTCGGCGGCCCGGGCTTGCTGCCCGCGACGCTGGCCTGAGGCCAGGAGAGGTGCCACCGCCATGTCAGAACGCAAACTCTTCTACCCGGAACGCTTCAAGACCGCTTCGCGGTACTACACGACTGGCCGCCCTTCCTATCCGAAGCTCCTCAGCCGCCGGGTGGCCCAGCTGGTCGGGCTCGATCGGGGCGCCAGCGTGCTCGATCTCGGGACCGGCCCAGGCTTCCTCGCGATCGACTTCGCGCCGCTCGCCGGGCCGGTGACCGCGGTCGATCCGTCGCCCGAGATGCTCTCTGCGGCCAAGGAGAACGCCGCCCGAGCGGACGTGTCGATACGGTTCGTTCACGGCAGCTCGTATGAGCTCGGGCCGCACCTCGGCCGATTCAAGCTCGTCACCATCGGTCGCGCCTTCCACTGGATGGATCGCGCCGAGACCATCAAGTCGCTGGACGCGCTGCTCGAGCGAGGCGGCGCGGTGGCGCTGTTCGGAGAGAGCTACCCCGAGGTCCCGGCGAACGCGTGGCACAAGGAGTTCCAGGCGCTCATCGACCAGTACTCGACCGATGATCCAGCGCGCCCGCAGATCCGCGAGTCCGCGAAGAACGAAGCCGTGCTGCTCGACTCGGCCTTCAGCCATCTCGAGCGCGTCTCCGTCCTCGAGCAGCGGGAGACGCCCGTGGAGCGCTTCGTCGACCGCGCCCTGTCGTTCGCGGCCACATGGCACGGCCGGCCGGGGTCGCGCGAGGAGGACCTGGCCGTCGACGTCCGCAAAGCCATCGCGAAGTACGCCGGCGCGGACGGCACCGTTCGCGAGGTCCTGGAGGGGCACGCGCTGATCGCCCGCCGCCCGCGCGACGTGCTGGCCGACTGACCCGGCGGAGCCGCTTGCTCGTGGTCCTGGCGGCGGCCCTCGGCGGGTCGCCGCGAACAATGCACGACGTGCGCCTCGTGCACGCCCCCTGCGCCCCTTTGCGCTCGTCAGAGATCCGCCACCGCGTAGGTCATCACCGGCTGCACTCGGCCCTTGACCGTGATCTCGCTGATGGGACGTGTGTTGAAGACGTCCTTCACGAGGAGGTGAGTGTCCTCGCTGAGGAGCACGCTCACGCCGAGCTCCTTGGTCGCGCTCTCCAGGCGTGAGGCGAGGTTCACGGCGTCGCCGATGACCGTGTACTCCATCCGCGCTTCACTGCCGATGTTGCCCGCGACGACCTCGCCGGTGTGGATCCCGACACCGGTCTTCAGCGCCGGGATTCCCCGCCTGGTGAGTCGCTCGTTGAAGCGCTCGAGCGCGGCGCGCATGCGGACGGCCGCGCGCACGGCGCGCACGGCGTCGTTCGGCCTGGGGACGGGCGCGCCGAACACCGCCATGATCGCGTCGCCGATGTACTTGTCGACGACCCCGCCCTCGTCGAGGATGATGGCCACCATCTCGGTGAAATACTCGTTGAGGAGCCCCACGAGCTCATGGGCGTTCATCCGCTCGCTGATCGTCGTGAAGCTCCGGATATCGCAGAAGAGGATCGAGACGGTGAGCGTCTCGCCGCCGAGCTGCACCTTGCCGGAGAGCAGGTGCTCGAGCACGGATTCGGTCATGTACTTGCCGAAGGTGCTGCGGAGCTTGTCGCGCTCCTTGAGGCCGTCGACCATCGAGTTGAAGCCGGTCGCGAGATCCTCCAGCTCGTCGCCGGTCTTCACCGCCTCCACGTGGACGTACCGCTGTTGTTCGAGCTGCTTGAGGGCGACGTTCACGCGGGAGAGCGCGCGCGACATCGTGCTTGCGAGGCGCGCGCCGAGGAGCAGCGAGAAGAGCGCCGCGACCGTGAGCACGCCGGCGGCGAACATCAGGTTCTGGCGCACGATGTTCCTGACGTCGCTCACGTCGAGCGCCATGACGATCGAGAAATCGCCGGCCTTGCCCCGGAGCGATCGCGGCGCGAAGCGCGAGAGTGCCCACAGCGAGCTCGCCTCCTCGACGATCGTGGGGTGGGTCTCGTCGCCGATGGCGGCGCCCTGGAGCAGCTCGGTCGGGAAGCGCGCCGTGCCCGTGACCCTCTTGCCCGACGGGTCGACGAGCGCGATCTCCACGCCGAGCTTCGTCGCCACTTCGTCGAAGTAGGTGTGATCGATGGGAATGCACGCGAGCAGCGATCCGGCGTCGCTCCTCGCATGCTGGGCGATCATGTACGCAGGCGGCGAGCCTTGCTGTCCATCGCACCCATGGACGAGCACGTCCCGCAGGTCGTCCATCTCGGCGAGGCCCGAGAGGCCCTCGGTGAGCCCGGGGACCTCCTCCGTGCTCGGCGGCGGCGCGTCGAGCCCCCTCGCCGCGACCAGCTCGCCGAGCTCATCGAAGGCGACGATGGCGACGTTGGGATGAGCGGCGATGACGGCCTCGAGCGCCGTCCCCACGGCCGCCTCGTTCCGCAGCCGGAGCCCCTCGACCAGCTCGCGCGTTCGTGACGCCTGGCGTGAGGTCGCCGAGATGGCGCGCTGCTGCTGCCTGAGCTCCAGCCGGAAGTTGCGGATCGCCTGCGGCACGCGCTCGCTGATCTGCGCGAGGAGCTGCCGGTGCATCACCCAGGAGAGCACGGGGAGGGCCGCGAGGGTCGCGAGCGACGAGAGCGCGACGAGGACGGTGAGCTTGGCGCGCACGGTGCTGAGGCGGAACATGAAGGCCTTCATCAAAGCAAAGTCGGCTGCCGGTGGACAGCGATTCGGCCGGGTAACAGCGCTTCGGCCGGGTAGGCCGTCAAGGGCACCTGGGGAGACCGCCGCACGATCGGTGTCGTCGACGACGAGGCCGACAACCGCGCCGTGTTGTGCGCTCGGCTCGTACCCGCCGCCGCGGTGGCGAGCTATCTCACGCGCCCCGGGGTCAGCGGGTGGATTCCCGATCAGCAGGGCGGAGGCGACCTTGGCGGTGGAGCTCGTGCGCCATGAACGGGCAATGACGGCGGATCCAGGCGAGCGGGAGGGGCTCCTCCGGGTCGTCGGGATCCGTCCTCAGCCCGAGGTACAGGTCGTGGTAACGGGCCCTGCTCGCGCAGAACGTCGGGGAGTTCAGCCCCAGCCGATCCCGCGTAGCGATCACCGCGGCGCGGACGTCATCGTCGAGGCTATCCGCAGGCTCGACCTTGAACGTGCCCAGGTCGATGACGAACCAGCCGTCCTGGATCTCGAAGGGATCGAGGACGTCCTCGTGATCGCCCTTGTTCGTGTTGATCTGATGCGAGGCGAGCCGGAAGTTGCTCCATTCATAGGCGAGCGCCTTGTGATTCGATTTCGGCTTGAAGTGGTCGACCGTCGCCAGGCCGGTCGCCGGGTCGATGTACATTCCGAGATAGGCGCAAATGTCCCGGTAGGCCGCACGCAGCTCCGGCAATGCCTGCACCCAGAACGGGGGGAGGGCCTCGGAGGGGATATCGTCGATCCCCTCGGCGAGCTTCTCCCGCCTGGGTCCGCGTCGTCTGGGCGCTTCGGTCGAGCCGATCAGCTCCTTTAGCGCCGCCTTCCCCTTCTGTCGGACCTTGGCGTCGAATTCGGCAGGCTCGGCGGCTCGTTGGACGCGAATCACGCGGACTCCCCGCCAGAGTGCTGCTGGATGTAATACCGCCAGCGCACCAGGAAGGGATCCATCTCGGGGAGCGCGCGAAGGAGCGCCTCGTTGACGCGCCGGACCTCGGCCGCATCAGGGCTCGAGTCTCCGAGCAGCTGCCGCGCATGGCGCAGCACGGCCTCTGCCTCTGCGGACGTCGCGGCGCCGAGATCGAACACGTCGGACATCAGCCAGCGGTTGACGTCCCCCCGTTTGTGCCACGCGTCCTGCGCGATCTGCACGGCGCCGTCCACGAGATCGAGCTTCCAGAGCGCGTCAGCTTCGGGATCGAACAGCGGTTCCACGGACGCGAGCACCAGCGGGGAGTGCGTGGCGGCGATCACCTGGACGCGCGGCGCATGCGCGTCCCACGCGCCGATCGTCCTGAGGAGCCCCGGGAGCACCGCGCGTTGCCACCTGGGGTGGAGGTGGGTCTCGGGCTCGTCGATGAGCAGGATGACCTGTTCCGAGAGCGGGAGGGCCTGTCGCCGCGCCGCCTCCTCGTGCTCCGAGAACGCCCAGGTTAGAAGGTACGCCAGCTTGAGCATGCGCTGCATTCCGGCCGCGGCGAAGATCACCGGTACCTCGTCGCCGTAAGGCATCTTGATCGTGGGGACGTCGCGCACGTCCTCCAGAAAGGGCCGCGTGGGTTTGCCGGCCTCCATGGGCCGCTCCGGATCCTCGGACAGGGCCTCGAGCATCCGGGAGAGCATCGCGAAGCGAGGGTCATGGGACTGCTGCCAGCGGGTCCAGTCGTCGAGCAATCCCCTGCAGACCACCTGGTTGTCGCCGGTGCGGAGCTCATCGAAGACCTGACCCGGCGTAAAGTGGTAGGCGGGCAGCATCTCCCGCTCGCTGCCGTCCACGCCGCGGTAGAGGCGGTAGTTCTTCGCCGGATCCCAGACCGAGAACGCCCCGTCCGCGCGCGCGTAGAGGACGAGGCCGGGGTTCGATGGCCGCCCTCGCCTTCGCTTCCAATCCTGGGCCTTCGCGATCCAGGGGGACACGTCCTCGGTGAGCCCCTTGGTCCCGTCGAAGGCGAACCCGATGGACGCGTCGGGCCGCCTGGGGACAGCGGGGTACTGCGGCCAGGTCCGCGTGAGCGCCCACCAGGCGACATCGAGGAGGAACGACTTGCCGAGGCCGTTGTCGCCGGTGAGGAGGTTCAGCCGTCCCGCGAGCGGCCCGAACGTGAGCTTGTCGGCCGGACCGATGCCGTTGAGCTCCAGCTGTCTAAGCATCGTGTTCTCTGGTGAGCAGCGGGCGCGAGCTTCCGCGCGCGCGGAGCGCGCCTGCTTCAGTCGTTGCCATCGTCGTCCAGTTTGCCCGCGTCTCGTACCACCGCCACCCGCGCGTGCGCTCGTCCTCCGTGCGGACGCGGTTGAGCTCGACCAGCCGCGCCAGGACCTCGTCGCGCACCTGGTTGTCGGCAGCGCCCCGGGCGACGTCATCGACGAGGTAGAGGCGCGAGCGCATGCGTAAGAAATTGCCCTGCTGCGGGATGAACGACACGGGCGCATCCTAGGATGCGAGGGCACCCAGGAGAAAGGACATGGGCGGGTGCCTGCTGGGCGAGGCCCCTGGGCATGTCGGACATGGGCGGGTGCCTGCTGGGCGAGGCCCCTGGGCATGTCGGACATGGGCGGGTGCCTGCTAGGCGAGGCCCCCAGGCATGTCGGACATGGGCGGGTGCCTGCTCCGTCACGGCTCCCGGGATGTCGCGACATGGGCGGGTGCCTCGCCGAGCAGGCCCCAAGGATATCGGACATGCCCGGCGGCCTCGCCGCTCACGCCCCCCGCATGTCGCCGCGAGCGGTCCGGCTACAGCTCGGGATCGGCGCTCACCACCGGCGTGGCCGGCGCCGACGCGCTGGGCACCGTCGGCGGGCTGGGCGTGGGCGGGGCCTGCTCGGGCGCCGCGCGCCCGCGCCCGACCCGCTCGCGATCGGCGTTGAGCTTGTCGACGTAGGCGAACAGCCGCGCCTCGTGGTCGGCCGGCAGCTTGCTGCCCTCTTCCTGGATCTCGTCCCGGAGCGCCTCCCGGAACCGCCCGAGCAGCCCGACGGCGGCGCCGCGGAGCGGGCCGGTGGCCGCGGCGTTCTCGCCCGTCGCGAGGAGCGTGGCGCGCCTGCGCAGCAGGCCGTCGATGTCGTCTCCGGCCGCGACGAACGCCTTCACCCAGTCGTGCAGGGTCCCTCCGCCGGGGGTCGCGGTGGCCTTCAGCTCCGCCTTGAGCCGGGTCAGCTCGGGCCGGTTGTCGAGCGCCGCCGACGCCTCGTCCGCGTAGGGGGCGCGGAGCACGTCGAGCTTCGGGACGAACGCCTGCTGCGCGGTCGCCGCCGCTTCCTTGAGCGCCGCCGGCAAGGCGGGGTGCGCCTCGACGGCCTTGCACAGGAAGAAGACGGCCGCCCCGAGGCCGTCGTGCCGGGCGTCCGCCTCGGCGAGCTCCCTGGCCAGCGGCGACTGCGTGCCGGCGGCGTCGGGGATCGCGTCGATCTCCTTCTGCTTCGCCCTGAGCCGCGGCTCATACAGCTTGCCTGTCGCAGACAGGCGCAGCTCATCGGCCTTGTCGGTCAAGAGATCGCGCAGCGCGAGCTTCAGGTCCCCGATCGTGAGATTGCGCAAGGTCACCTCCGTGAACGGCGTGATCGGCCACCCCCGCGCCGCACGGGCGGTCGAGAGGGCGAACCAAGGATTGTTGCTTGAGCATGACAGGATAACGAACTTCTCCGCATCCGGTAGTCTGAATTCGATGGCTCGGAGACGGAGCGCCTGAGGATGCGCTGAAATCGTGCTGAGAACCGGCCGGAGCTGGCGCTTTTCGCGGCGAGGACGCCCCGTCTGTTATCGGTTGTAATTGCTATTTACGATGTCGTTTACTCCCTTCGCGGCCGCGGAGGCAAGCGATGACGTCCGGGTGGATGAGACGGGTGTGGCGGCGGTGCGCGGGTTGCGTTCTCTTGCTCATGGTGGTGAGCGCGCCCCTCGGCGCGTGGGCTCGAGCGCTGACGTTGCGCCGGATAGGCGATCCCCTGCGCGCGCGGCTCACCGGCGCTCGCGGCGGCGCCGAGCTCGCGGCGGCGCTCGCCGGGGACGCCGCCGTGCTCGCGAGCGCGGGCGGCCCCGCCGGCGGCCCTGGCGGCCTCGCCGTGGTCCCGATGGTGGCCTTGCCAGCGGACGTTCGCGCCGCCGGCGCCGGCCCAGGGGCGGACCCGTGGGTCCTGTTCGACGGCCGAGGCGATACGGGCCTTCGCAGCGAAACCGGGGAGAAGGTGCGGATCCGGGTCTCGTTTCCGCAGCCCACCGCGCTCGAGGCGCTCTCGCTGTACGGGCGCAGCGAGGGCGCGCTCACGGTCCGTGCGGAGGACGGCGCCGAGCTTCAGGCCGTCTCCGGCCTCGTCGACGTGCCGCTCCACGGCACGGGCGAGCGCTGGACGCGTTTTCCCATGGCGGTCACGGCCC
The nucleotide sequence above comes from Sorangium aterium. Encoded proteins:
- a CDS encoding glycosyltransferase family 2 protein; the protein is MVIALCLMRICAIIPAYQAERNVGDVTREALRVHGLAGTVIVVDDGSTDRTAERARAAGATVLSHPENQGKGAALRTGMEFALASGFDVAVTIDADGQHPPEEARRLIEADADPEALVLGIRDLVGAGAPRANQISNRISNFFLSLFAGRPFADTQCGLRRYPLRKTLSLGARDEGYAFEAEILLRAVAAGVRLVEVPIRVIYPPEGERLTHFDSVRDPARIIRRVVATLALTRGLRHVPAAPTLSADDPVRPATASALATELDPHPRQPATAPP
- a CDS encoding C45 family autoproteolytic acyltransferase/hydolase — encoded protein: MRPSRLARHRRKLLAAAALLAAPALAHLGIAAATRIEPPPIRAAAGEPEAGPGGLRVLGPAYVRRRGRILEARLSGSPEEIGHQHGRLFYPEMAQNEGTLYEQFHHYVPVAPLRWLIMDLSRLEFRDVDQGMTEGVRREIAAQARAFSPDPFDGVLPTYHRFVFLQSLYDIALSFEHSPLIGCTSFALTGTASADGHAVLARNFDFEAGPVFDEGKAVFLVHEQGKIPYASVSWPGLIGAVTGMNAAGLALVVHGGRAGEPRAAGEPVVHTMREVLGRARNVDEALAILEARAPMVSHLVMLVDAGGEAAIAERAPGAPLHARRGRGKVPLTNHFEGPLAGDPRNLRVLAETSTRPRRAASTSGSRRCPRARRSRRRSTSCATGAGAAARRCRSATGARSTRSSPPTRSSWTPRRASSGSAKAPTSPAASSASTSPGCSIRRSTRRSTRPSPTPCPKIRCSRAATTPPGSAPAPPTKAVSAATTILK
- a CDS encoding phosphotransferase enzyme family protein, which encodes MIPDVWAPLSGLSVRRCEDEGLINGTWLAGDPPRYVVQRVSPIFAPEVHDDIEAVTAHLAARGLATPRLLRAGDGALCARDAEGAVWRVMDFVPGRTHHRVGSPGLARAAGELAARFHRAVDDLEHVYRHVRAGAHDTALHMERLDGAATGGEGRRLADAILDAFRTWRGRLDLPVRHCHGDLKISNLRFSEAGEGICLLDLDTLALQSIDVELGDAWRSWCNPVGEDSTETRFDLEVFAAAVAGYREARPFGAEEQEALVDAAERIALELAARFCRDAFEDRYFGWDPSRFPTRVAHNLYRAAGQLSLARSARRQRGEIARLLAGG
- a CDS encoding class I SAM-dependent methyltransferase, with the translated sequence MSERKLFYPERFKTASRYYTTGRPSYPKLLSRRVAQLVGLDRGASVLDLGTGPGFLAIDFAPLAGPVTAVDPSPEMLSAAKENAARADVSIRFVHGSSYELGPHLGRFKLVTIGRAFHWMDRAETIKSLDALLERGGAVALFGESYPEVPANAWHKEFQALIDQYSTDDPARPQIRESAKNEAVLLDSAFSHLERVSVLEQRETPVERFVDRALSFAATWHGRPGSREEDLAVDVRKAIAKYAGADGTVREVLEGHALIARRPRDVLAD
- a CDS encoding MFS transporter; protein product: MNSGSRPERRPGLLRRRPAFRRVWMSEVVSLLGDWMSFVAVSLLALGGEGGGVVALALVMVGHHLPIALFAPVAGVLADRLDRRWLLIATSVVQGALTVGMLGAAVAGNVVGLQVLVFARASVGALRLPAQSAVLRHVVEEDELLEANAIASATWSVMFAVGMAFGGLIAGLGPAAALALDAASFGLSALFLRGLPPMVAEGRPAEGGMLSALASVRRDMVLAWRHAWERPPLLDAVLAKTPVHMANGGALLLLNLLATQLPFAGTGALTLGVLQCVRGAGTGVGPLVGVALVRRGLRGERAATGAVWVTFGAIAVFAVTRHPAALLAIVLAWGLGSGANWVLSSSEIQRLSPDRFVGRLSAVDNLALTVGLCATLLGGAVLVERTGVPAASAWLGLGAGVVTWLGAQWMLRRRAAAVSAVPAVSAVSAVSAVSAVSAPPPLPPETERS
- a CDS encoding adenylate/guanylate cyclase domain-containing protein, which gives rise to MFRLSTVRAKLTVLVALSSLATLAALPVLSWVMHRQLLAQISERVPQAIRNFRLELRQQQRAISATSRQASRTRELVEGLRLRNEAAVGTALEAVIAAHPNVAIVAFDELGELVAARGLDAPPPSTEEVPGLTEGLSGLAEMDDLRDVLVHGCDGQQGSPPAYMIAQHARSDAGSLLACIPIDHTYFDEVATKLGVEIALVDPSGKRVTGTARFPTELLQGAAIGDETHPTIVEEASSLWALSRFAPRSLRGKAGDFSIVMALDVSDVRNIVRQNLMFAAGVLTVAALFSLLLGARLASTMSRALSRVNVALKQLEQQRYVHVEAVKTGDELEDLATGFNSMVDGLKERDKLRSTFGKYMTESVLEHLLSGKVQLGGETLTVSILFCDIRSFTTISERMNAHELVGLLNEYFTEMVAIILDEGGVVDKYIGDAIMAVFGAPVPRPNDAVRAVRAAVRMRAALERFNERLTRRGIPALKTGVGIHTGEVVAGNIGSEARMEYTVIGDAVNLASRLESATKELGVSVLLSEDTHLLVKDVFNTRPISEITVKGRVQPVMTYAVADL